A single genomic interval of Streptomyces sp. BA2 harbors:
- a CDS encoding cold-shock protein, translated as MAIGTVKWFNSEKGFGFIEQDGGGPDVFAHYSNIAAQGFRELQEGQKVSFDIAQGQKGPTAENIVPA; from the coding sequence ATGGCTATTGGCACCGTGAAGTGGTTCAACTCGGAAAAGGGCTTCGGCTTCATCGAGCAGGACGGCGGCGGCCCCGACGTCTTCGCCCACTACTCGAACATCGCCGCCCAGGGTTTCCGTGAGCTCCAGGAAGGCCAGAAGGTGAGCTTCGACATCGCCCAGGGCCAGAAGGGCCCGACGGCCGAGAACATCGTTCCCGCCTGA
- a CDS encoding PRC-barrel domain-containing protein, producing MMLLSQVLGHPVISAEDARPAGEVAGLGIDPRTRRITELYLRATKSGGDSVPWSHVRGMGPDAVIIDTGAAAATEAGRGGSHSRAHKRLLGKRVLTEYGEDIGTLTEVTFDPDTGSVGDLYVGREQVPGSRLVGLGPYALILGAGPPPTPAD from the coding sequence ATGATGCTGCTCAGCCAGGTCCTGGGACACCCGGTCATCAGCGCCGAGGACGCCCGCCCCGCAGGGGAAGTGGCCGGACTCGGCATCGATCCGCGGACCCGCAGGATCACGGAGCTGTACCTGCGGGCCACCAAGAGCGGCGGCGACAGCGTTCCTTGGTCGCACGTACGAGGGATGGGGCCGGACGCCGTGATCATCGACACCGGCGCCGCCGCCGCGACCGAGGCGGGCCGTGGCGGCTCGCACTCCCGTGCGCACAAGAGGCTGTTGGGCAAGCGGGTCCTCACCGAGTACGGCGAGGACATCGGCACGCTCACCGAAGTCACCTTCGATCCGGACACCGGCAGCGTCGGCGATCTGTACGTCGGACGCGAGCAGGTCCCCGGCAGCCGCCTGGTCGGCCTGGGGCCCTACGCGCTGATCCTCGGCGCGGGGCCGCCGCCCACGCCCGCGGACTGA
- a CDS encoding PRC-barrel domain-containing protein encodes MITLMLAAELTKRPVVTLGGEVVAQVKDTVFDASGGQITGFTLAGRGLLSGPLKQSLPWSGVHALGPDAVMIPSAEVLQAREVVVDKGEAGTGQVRGARVLSDAGLELGTVLDAVVEGGTSGRVAGFEVATTEAMGRHERRAFLPAHGQLAMTGDTLVIPAQVAGQAVDDLDALAAAWDRTRTAGETGFWKGDDR; translated from the coding sequence ATGATCACGCTGATGCTCGCCGCCGAGCTGACCAAGCGGCCCGTGGTCACCCTCGGCGGCGAGGTGGTGGCCCAGGTCAAGGACACGGTCTTCGACGCGTCGGGCGGACAGATCACCGGCTTCACGCTGGCGGGCCGCGGGCTGCTGTCAGGGCCGCTCAAGCAGAGCCTGCCCTGGTCCGGCGTCCACGCGCTGGGGCCGGACGCGGTGATGATCCCTTCCGCCGAGGTCCTGCAAGCCAGGGAGGTGGTGGTGGACAAGGGCGAGGCCGGCACCGGCCAGGTGCGCGGCGCCCGCGTACTGAGCGACGCGGGTCTTGAGTTGGGCACCGTACTGGACGCGGTGGTCGAAGGCGGCACCAGTGGCCGTGTGGCCGGCTTCGAGGTCGCGACCACCGAGGCGATGGGCCGGCACGAACGCCGTGCCTTCCTGCCGGCGCACGGCCAACTGGCCATGACCGGGGACACGTTGGTGATCCCGGCCCAGGTCGCCGGGCAGGCGGTGGACGACCTGGACGCGCTCGCCGCGGCGTGGGACAGGACCCGGACCGCGGGTGAGACGGGGTTCTGGAAGGGGGACGACCGATGA
- a CDS encoding DUF2267 domain-containing protein produces the protein MNEPVEVLLDRVQERGGYAERQEAAGAVQSVLEVLGEHLVGDDRTDLARLLPRQCGPLLTEGSPASEPLTPAAFIAAVGARVDVDAGQARRAVTAVLATVAEVADDALLRRILTQLPPGHAGLFGRTDPT, from the coding sequence ATGAACGAGCCCGTGGAAGTGTTGCTTGACCGCGTCCAGGAACGCGGAGGGTACGCGGAGCGGCAGGAGGCCGCCGGAGCGGTGCAGAGCGTCCTCGAGGTCCTGGGGGAGCATCTGGTGGGGGACGACCGCACCGATCTCGCCCGCCTGCTGCCCCGTCAGTGCGGCCCGCTGCTCACCGAAGGCTCACCGGCCAGTGAACCGCTGACGCCCGCGGCCTTCATCGCGGCGGTGGGCGCGCGCGTCGACGTCGACGCGGGACAGGCCCGCCGTGCTGTCACCGCGGTGCTCGCCACCGTCGCGGAGGTCGCCGACGACGCCCTGCTGCGCCGCATCCTCACGCAGCTTCCGCCGGGGCACGCCGGTCTGTTCGGCCGTACGGACCCCACGTGA
- a CDS encoding CBS domain-containing protein: MTPVQAPSRGPQVRDDMTVELALSVMSGASAGHLFLCDEDDQRTGLITRARLVAVRDSPAYTDQVRLRDVLALSR; the protein is encoded by the coding sequence TTGACACCGGTTCAGGCACCGTCGCGCGGGCCGCAGGTCCGTGACGACATGACCGTCGAGCTGGCCCTGTCGGTCATGTCGGGCGCGAGCGCCGGACATCTGTTCCTGTGTGACGAGGACGACCAGCGCACGGGCCTGATCACCCGGGCCCGGCTCGTCGCCGTCCGTGACAGCCCCGCCTACACGGACCAGGTCCGCCTACGGGACGTTCTCGCCCTCTCGCGCTGA
- a CDS encoding VanZ family protein, with product MARTVPQGKAAKEAGSRRTPGTPPLSGWARAMAMLLAFAGTVVFAVLLARLTLEPSAASEPLTHSNMRPGDSIRDYLAQPAFRDTVKQLGGNIALGLPFGMLLPVLVPRARGLIRVIAVTALVMLLVELAQGVLVTGRAFDIDDVLLNTTGAVLGYLLIGRRLGRAVHPRRRHWWHRFTKRRTAAG from the coding sequence ATGGCACGGACAGTCCCGCAGGGCAAGGCCGCGAAGGAAGCGGGGAGCCGGAGAACTCCCGGTACACCCCCGCTCTCCGGATGGGCGCGTGCGATGGCCATGCTGCTGGCCTTCGCGGGGACGGTGGTCTTCGCCGTGCTGCTCGCCCGGCTGACGCTGGAACCCTCGGCCGCCTCCGAGCCCCTGACCCACAGCAATATGCGCCCCGGCGACTCGATCCGCGACTATCTCGCGCAGCCCGCGTTCCGCGACACCGTCAAACAGCTCGGCGGCAACATCGCGCTCGGCCTGCCGTTCGGCATGCTGCTGCCGGTGCTCGTGCCCCGCGCCCGGGGGCTCATACGCGTCATAGCCGTCACGGCACTGGTCATGCTGCTCGTCGAACTCGCCCAGGGCGTCCTGGTCACCGGGCGGGCCTTCGACATCGACGACGTCCTGCTCAACACCACGGGCGCCGTGCTCGGTTACCTGCTGATCGGCCGCAGGCTGGGCCGTGCCGTGCATCCTCGCCGCAGGCATTGGTGGCACCGCTTCACGAAGCGACGCACCGCCGCCGGCTAG
- a CDS encoding RNA polymerase sigma factor SigF — MASTTSSPAPTVSYAERHTTGPDIATAEPTATEHPLSHTAPHTGSRRTADLRALSNALFARLDAVEEGTPEHSYVRNSLVELNLNLVRYAAHRMRPRDESYEDVVQVGTIGLIKAINRFDLHRGVEFTTFALPTIMGEIKRFFRDTTWAVRVPRRLQELRLDLVKATTDLEQSNGHAPTTAELAEHLDLDEAEISEGLTAANGYTTASLDYPADGVDSDDTLADHVGYRDPELDKVEDLHSLKPLIAALPERERRILAMRFAADMTQSEIGAELGISQMHVSRILTRTLGRLRVKLLDKR, encoded by the coding sequence GTGGCTTCGACGACCAGCAGCCCAGCACCCACGGTGTCGTACGCCGAACGACATACCACCGGCCCCGACATCGCCACAGCCGAGCCGACGGCCACCGAGCATCCCCTGTCGCACACCGCGCCGCACACCGGCAGTCGGCGCACGGCCGACCTCCGGGCCCTCTCCAACGCGCTCTTCGCCCGCCTCGACGCGGTGGAGGAAGGAACGCCCGAGCACTCCTACGTACGCAACTCGCTGGTGGAGCTGAACCTCAACCTCGTGCGGTACGCGGCGCATCGGATGCGCCCGCGCGACGAATCGTACGAAGACGTCGTCCAGGTGGGCACGATCGGTCTGATCAAGGCGATCAACCGCTTCGACCTCCACCGGGGCGTGGAGTTCACCACCTTCGCGCTGCCGACGATCATGGGCGAGATCAAGCGCTTCTTCCGCGACACCACCTGGGCCGTGCGCGTTCCCCGCCGGCTGCAGGAGCTCCGCCTGGACCTGGTGAAGGCGACCACCGACCTAGAGCAGAGCAACGGGCACGCCCCGACCACGGCCGAACTCGCCGAGCACCTGGACCTGGACGAGGCCGAGATCAGCGAAGGTCTCACCGCGGCCAACGGCTACACCACGGCCTCCCTGGACTACCCGGCCGACGGCGTCGACTCCGACGACACGCTGGCCGACCACGTGGGTTACCGCGATCCGGAGCTGGACAAGGTCGAGGACCTGCACAGCCTGAAGCCGCTCATCGCCGCGCTGCCGGAACGCGAACGCAGGATTCTCGCGATGCGCTTCGCCGCCGACATGACGCAGAGCGAGATCGGTGCGGAGCTGGGCATTTCCCAGATGCACGTCTCGCGCATCCTCACCAGGACCCTCGGGCGGCTGCGGGTCAAACTCCTCGACAAGAGGTAG
- a CDS encoding PAS domain-containing protein produces the protein MLLFNRIPMPVAVCDASGAIILANPAMAAEWGETSGTLRERNVLELFRPEEKTQVLRIAEAVRLRRRSRYPVAVHWEAADGVRRHGELTAEPVSDTVDETPGLLVLLRVLGEEHAPAQAPAEAVTAAEARILALLAGGATTAQAARGTGLTTDGVTYHLRRLTERWGAANRTELVARAYALGVLAPGVWPPVA, from the coding sequence ATGCTCCTCTTCAACCGCATCCCGATGCCGGTCGCGGTCTGTGACGCGAGCGGGGCGATCATCCTCGCCAACCCGGCGATGGCGGCGGAGTGGGGCGAGACCTCCGGCACCCTGCGCGAGCGCAACGTACTGGAGCTGTTCCGCCCCGAGGAGAAGACACAGGTCCTGCGGATCGCCGAGGCGGTGCGGCTGCGGCGCCGCTCGCGCTATCCGGTCGCGGTGCACTGGGAGGCGGCCGACGGGGTGCGGCGCCACGGCGAGCTGACGGCGGAGCCGGTGAGCGACACGGTCGACGAGACCCCCGGCCTGCTCGTGCTACTGCGCGTCCTGGGCGAGGAACACGCCCCCGCTCAGGCACCCGCCGAAGCGGTCACGGCAGCCGAGGCTCGCATCCTGGCCCTGCTGGCAGGCGGCGCCACCACGGCTCAGGCCGCCCGCGGAACGGGCCTCACCACGGACGGCGTCACCTACCATCTGCGCCGCCTGACCGAGCGCTGGGGCGCGGCGAACCGGACGGAACTGGTGGCGCGGGCGTACGCGCTGGGGGTTCTCGCCCCGGGAGTGTGGCCTCCGGTCGCGTGA
- a CDS encoding GAF domain-containing protein translates to MPEESPSIVHDVSVAAAVGRRALPNRLCTAFTESLGAQRAALSWLPRLEHWQLLHATDEPALQAEAAQFTRADGPSVSAALGMHPVFVPDLRDYPCRTGPPLSAELPGTRRVLALPLHDGHTPLGVLCLYYTERTDVTSSHITHAQRAAALALDALLRWRPVHDAAGSGCRRPVWTTSTRAARWERIHQAADYVAARQECDVAEGLAWLQEVSARDRLSLLDVADTVLQPSHAHHEDESEGRSGHERARGSVA, encoded by the coding sequence ATGCCGGAGGAATCACCGTCGATCGTGCATGACGTGTCGGTCGCGGCAGCCGTCGGGCGGCGCGCACTGCCGAACCGCCTCTGTACCGCCTTCACAGAGTCGCTGGGCGCGCAGCGGGCGGCCCTGTCCTGGCTGCCCCGGCTCGAACACTGGCAACTGCTCCACGCCACCGACGAGCCCGCGCTGCAGGCCGAGGCCGCGCAGTTCACCCGCGCCGACGGCCCCTCGGTCAGCGCCGCACTGGGGATGCATCCCGTGTTCGTACCGGATCTGCGCGACTATCCGTGCCGCACGGGACCGCCCCTGTCGGCGGAACTGCCGGGCACCCGGCGCGTGCTGGCGCTCCCGCTGCACGACGGTCACACACCGCTCGGCGTGCTCTGTCTCTACTACACCGAGCGCACCGACGTGACCTCCAGCCACATCACCCACGCTCAGCGCGCCGCCGCCCTGGCGCTCGACGCGCTGCTGCGCTGGCGGCCCGTGCACGACGCGGCGGGCAGCGGCTGCCGGCGCCCGGTGTGGACCACCAGCACGCGCGCGGCGCGCTGGGAGCGCATCCACCAAGCGGCCGACTACGTCGCCGCCCGTCAAGAGTGCGACGTCGCCGAGGGGTTGGCGTGGCTCCAGGAGGTGAGTGCGCGGGACCGTCTCTCGCTGCTCGACGTGGCCGACACCGTCCTGCAGCCGTCCCACGCCCACCACGAGGACGAGTCCGAGGGAAGGAGCGGCCATGAACGAGCCCGTGGAAGTGTTGCTTGA
- a CDS encoding FUSC family protein, with the protein MLKRVFVAPDPGRVRLRFAARAVIGIALAVTVCGLAGHSLVAAITGGLAALLALFTVSDATVRGQALTTALLPVVGFPVLALAAVLHDVPVARDVAFLAVMGVGVYARRWGPRGHSLGVFAFMMFFATQFLHTGPGQLPELFAAILVSLCASSAVRFGLWCYERRLPPAAVPAPPGGRGLARTTTRQAIQAVLGGAFALAAGQVLSHERWYWAVGATWWVFVNTASSGETLVRGFRRVLGTVIGIGAGFVLALPLHGAPVPSAIIVAVSVFGIFYTAAVSYTWMMLAVTVMAGVLYGLLGVLNPGLLALRVAETGVGALGAVLAVLLVLPVTTHATTNAWIERALRCVHACTAEAAARLAGSGSADPAPRVAELEQLLGKVRFSLAPLVHPFSPLRARKERARQVLALLDACAREVRGLASIAADPEASHDDRLAAACWRVEAAVEALTAPEDARGPAADAVALPHPSTVEPVLAHLHGLEKALVELAVPLRSPTRTPLIGA; encoded by the coding sequence GTGCTGAAGAGGGTGTTCGTGGCGCCGGATCCGGGACGGGTGCGGCTGCGGTTCGCCGCGCGGGCCGTCATCGGCATCGCGCTTGCGGTGACCGTGTGCGGTCTTGCCGGACACTCGCTCGTCGCGGCGATCACCGGTGGGCTCGCGGCGCTGCTCGCCCTGTTCACCGTGAGCGACGCGACGGTACGGGGGCAGGCCCTCACCACGGCGCTGCTGCCCGTCGTCGGGTTCCCGGTGCTCGCTCTCGCCGCGGTCCTGCACGACGTGCCCGTGGCCAGGGACGTCGCCTTCCTTGCCGTGATGGGCGTGGGCGTGTACGCGCGGCGGTGGGGGCCGCGCGGGCACTCGCTCGGGGTGTTCGCGTTCATGATGTTCTTCGCGACGCAATTCCTGCACACGGGGCCGGGGCAGCTGCCCGAGCTGTTCGCCGCCATCCTGGTGTCGCTGTGCGCCTCGTCGGCCGTACGGTTCGGGCTGTGGTGCTACGAGCGCCGCCTGCCGCCCGCTGCCGTGCCCGCGCCGCCGGGAGGCAGGGGCCTCGCCAGGACGACCACCCGGCAGGCGATCCAGGCGGTGCTCGGCGGCGCCTTCGCGCTCGCCGCGGGTCAGGTGCTCTCCCACGAGCGGTGGTACTGGGCCGTGGGCGCCACCTGGTGGGTGTTCGTGAATACCGCGTCGAGCGGGGAGACGCTGGTGCGCGGCTTCCGGCGAGTGCTCGGCACGGTCATCGGCATCGGCGCGGGCTTCGTCCTCGCGCTGCCGCTGCACGGTGCGCCGGTGCCCTCGGCGATCATCGTCGCCGTCAGTGTCTTCGGGATCTTCTACACCGCCGCGGTCTCCTACACCTGGATGATGCTCGCGGTCACCGTCATGGCCGGGGTGCTCTACGGGCTGCTCGGGGTGCTGAACCCGGGGCTGCTCGCCCTGCGGGTCGCGGAGACCGGCGTGGGAGCGCTCGGCGCCGTCCTCGCCGTGCTCCTCGTCCTGCCCGTCACCACGCATGCCACGACGAACGCCTGGATCGAGCGCGCCCTGCGGTGCGTCCACGCCTGCACGGCGGAGGCCGCGGCCCGGCTCGCGGGATCCGGGAGCGCCGACCCCGCGCCGCGCGTCGCCGAACTGGAGCAGCTCCTGGGGAAGGTGCGGTTCTCGCTCGCCCCGCTGGTGCACCCGTTCAGTCCGCTGCGGGCCCGCAAGGAACGCGCCCGCCAGGTGCTCGCGCTGCTCGACGCCTGCGCCCGCGAGGTGCGCGGGCTCGCCTCGATCGCCGCGGACCCCGAGGCCTCGCACGACGACCGGCTCGCCGCCGCCTGCTGGCGCGTGGAGGCCGCCGTGGAGGCGCTCACCGCTCCGGAGGACGCGCGCGGCCCGGCCGCCGACGCCGTCGCCCTGCCGCACCCCTCCACCGTCGAGCCCGTGCTGGCCCATCTCCACGGCCTGGAGAAGGCGCTCGTCGAACTGGCCGTGCCGCTGCGCAGTCCGACTCGTACGCCCCTGATCGGGGCCTGA
- a CDS encoding SCO5918 family protein: MRCVIARFPFDLTKSGVLESMKGIKPEPITGDSVIIGRRHYPIKQVGAVITRQDRRDFSAGEVTRAMTHLGFTCRTPSEDAAPRDLTPLQTATALLGAATPV; this comes from the coding sequence ATGCGCTGCGTCATCGCCCGTTTCCCGTTCGACCTCACCAAGAGTGGGGTGCTGGAATCGATGAAGGGCATCAAGCCCGAGCCCATCACGGGCGACTCCGTCATCATCGGCCGCCGTCACTACCCCATCAAGCAGGTGGGCGCGGTCATCACCCGGCAGGACCGTCGTGACTTCAGCGCCGGGGAAGTCACCCGCGCCATGACGCATCTCGGCTTCACCTGCCGCACCCCTTCCGAGGATGCGGCCCCGCGCGACCTCACCCCGCTCCAGACGGCGACGGCCCTGCTCGGCGCCGCCACTCCCGTGTAG
- a CDS encoding STAS domain-containing protein, with amino-acid sequence MSTETHRLTITELASCSDSAVLRVSGELDQSCEEYFLRTLGASVEAGHRHLVLDVTALMFCDSRGLNCLLAVRWLLARREGRLLLAGAGRRLSEMLALTGSTELLPVHRTVGQALQTLPADERPQWPPTEPSKPD; translated from the coding sequence ATGTCCACTGAGACCCATCGCCTGACCATCACCGAGCTCGCGAGTTGCTCCGACTCCGCGGTGCTGCGGGTCAGCGGCGAGCTCGACCAGTCCTGCGAGGAGTACTTTCTGCGTACCCTCGGCGCTTCCGTCGAGGCCGGGCACCGGCATCTGGTCCTGGACGTGACGGCGCTGATGTTCTGCGACTCGCGCGGACTCAACTGCCTGCTCGCCGTGCGCTGGCTGCTCGCCCGCCGCGAGGGCAGGCTGCTGCTTGCGGGGGCCGGGCGCCGGCTGTCGGAGATGCTGGCGCTGACCGGGAGCACGGAACTGCTCCCCGTCCACCGCACGGTCGGCCAGGCCCTGCAGACCCTCCCGGCCGACGAACGCCCCCAGTGGCCGCCGACGGAACCGTCGAAACCGGACTGA
- a CDS encoding helix-turn-helix domain-containing protein yields the protein MTADTPLSGRLDDDDYPAYTMGRAAEMLGTTPGFLRAIGEARLITPLRSEGGHRRYSRYQLRIAARARELVDQGTPVEAACRIVILEDQLEEAQRINAKYRRAASESSESPT from the coding sequence ATGACAGCAGATACCCCACTCAGTGGTCGTCTGGACGACGACGACTACCCCGCCTACACCATGGGGCGGGCCGCCGAGATGCTCGGCACCACTCCCGGCTTCCTGCGGGCCATCGGTGAGGCCCGACTCATCACGCCGCTCCGCTCGGAAGGCGGACACCGGCGCTACTCCCGCTACCAACTGCGGATCGCCGCTCGCGCCCGCGAACTGGTGGACCAGGGAACCCCCGTCGAGGCGGCATGCCGCATCGTCATCCTCGAGGACCAGCTCGAGGAGGCTCAGCGCATCAACGCCAAGTACCGCCGCGCCGCGTCAGAGTCGAGCGAAAGCCCGACCTGA
- a CDS encoding DEAD/DEAH box helicase: MNRARTNDRPFRARSGSGFGSGSRSGSGSGSGSGAPRRSGGGYGRRPSAPQGEFALPVTVTPALPAVEAFSDLAMPAPLLAALGHEGMSVPFPIQGATLPNSLAGRDVLGRGRTGSGKTLAFGLALLARTDGQRAEPRQPLALVLVPTRELAQQVTDALTPYARALRLKLATVVGGMSIGKQAGALRSGVEVVVATPGRLKDLIDRGDCRLNQVGITVLDEADQMADMGFMPQVTALLDQVRPEGQRMLFSATLDRNVDLLVRRYLNDPVVHSVDPSQGAVTTMEHHVLHVHGADKHRTTTEIAAREGRVLMFLDTKHAVDKLTEHLLNSGVRAAALHGGKSQPQRTRTLSHFKTGHVTVLVATNVAARGIHVDNLDLVVNVDPPTDHKDYLHRGGRTARAGESGSVVTLVTPNQRRDMTRLMAAAGITPQSAQVRSGDEELSRITGAQAPSGVPVTITMPAAERPRRGGSSAARGRRSRSAQDRRTDRAPRRAPQGRPASNPAA, encoded by the coding sequence ATGAACCGCGCACGCACGAACGACCGCCCTTTCCGCGCCCGCTCCGGCTCCGGCTTTGGCTCCGGTTCCCGCTCCGGCTCCGGCTCCGGCTCCGGCTCCGGCGCACCTCGCCGTTCCGGTGGTGGCTACGGCCGCCGACCGTCCGCGCCCCAGGGCGAGTTCGCCCTGCCGGTCACGGTCACCCCCGCGCTCCCGGCCGTCGAGGCGTTCTCCGATCTCGCGATGCCGGCGCCGCTGCTCGCCGCGCTCGGCCACGAAGGCATGAGCGTGCCGTTCCCGATCCAGGGCGCGACCCTGCCCAACTCCCTCGCGGGCCGTGACGTACTCGGCCGCGGCCGCACCGGCTCGGGCAAGACTCTCGCCTTCGGCCTCGCGCTGCTCGCCCGTACGGACGGTCAGCGCGCCGAGCCGCGCCAGCCGCTCGCCCTGGTCCTCGTGCCCACCCGCGAACTGGCCCAGCAGGTCACCGACGCGCTCACGCCGTACGCCCGCGCCCTGAGGCTGAAGCTCGCCACGGTGGTCGGCGGCATGTCGATCGGCAAGCAGGCCGGTGCGCTGCGCTCCGGCGTCGAGGTCGTCGTCGCCACGCCCGGCAGGCTCAAGGACCTCATCGACCGCGGCGACTGCAGGCTGAACCAGGTCGGCATCACCGTCCTCGACGAGGCCGACCAGATGGCCGACATGGGCTTCATGCCCCAGGTCACCGCGCTGCTCGACCAGGTGCGCCCCGAGGGCCAGCGGATGCTGTTCTCGGCCACCCTCGACCGCAACGTCGACCTGCTGGTCCGCCGCTATCTCAACGACCCGGTCGTCCACTCCGTCGATCCCTCGCAGGGCGCGGTCACCACGATGGAGCACCACGTGCTGCACGTGCACGGCGCGGACAAGCACCGGACGACCACCGAGATCGCTGCCCGCGAGGGCCGGGTGCTCATGTTCCTGGACACCAAGCACGCCGTCGACAAGCTGACCGAGCACCTGCTGAACAGCGGTGTCCGTGCCGCGGCCCTGCACGGCGGGAAGTCCCAGCCGCAGCGCACGCGGACGCTGTCCCACTTCAAGACCGGTCATGTGACGGTGCTCGTGGCGACCAACGTCGCCGCCCGCGGGATCCACGTCGACAACCTCGACCTGGTCGTGAACGTCGACCCGCCCACCGACCACAAGGACTACCTCCACCGCGGCGGCCGTACGGCCCGCGCCGGTGAGTCCGGCAGCGTCGTCACCCTGGTGACGCCCAATCAGCGCCGCGACATGACCCGTCTGATGGCCGCCGCGGGCATCACCCCGCAGTCAGCCCAAGTGCGCTCCGGCGACGAGGAGTTGAGCAGGATCACCGGCGCCCAGGCCCCTTCGGGCGTGCCGGTCACCATCACCATGCCGGCCGCGGAGCGCCCCCGACGCGGCGGCTCCTCCGCTGCCCGGGGCCGGCGCAGCCGCAGCGCCCAGGACCGGCGCACCGACCGCGCTCCGCGCCGCGCCCCCCAGGGCCGGCCCGCGTCGAACCCGGCAGCCTAG